The proteins below come from a single Stomoxys calcitrans chromosome 1, idStoCalc2.1, whole genome shotgun sequence genomic window:
- the LOC106084815 gene encoding uncharacterized protein LOC106084815, whose translation MATNADLDTQVAIEDLPLTFKVKYIGSEIARGLWGIKYTRRPVDLMVGIAKNLPPNKTLPHCELKVSTDGVNIEITSPKTSPNSWSYAIDTISYGVQDLVYTRVFAMIVVKDDTSVHPYEVHAFVCDSRAMARRLTYALAAAFQDYSRRVKDSGSEDTDKITPARQKFAIDLRSPEELAEGIEDETEA comes from the exons ATGGCCACAAATGCAGATTTAGATACCCAGGTGGCCATAGAAGATCTGCCATTAACATTTAAG GTCAAATATATTGGTTCAGAAATTGCACGTGGCCTATGGGGTATTAAATACACCCGTCGACCCGTTGATCTCATGGTTGGCATTGCCAAAAACCTCCCGCCCAATAAAACACTGCCTCACTGCGAACTGAAGGTATCAACCGATGGTGTCAACATTGAAATCACATCGCCCAAAACTAGCCCGAATAGTTGGAGTTATGCCATCGACACAATATCATATGGAGTTCAAGATCTAGTCTATACTCGCGTATTTGCCATGATCGTTGTGAAAGACGACACCAGTGTTCATCCGTATGAGGTTCATGCCTTTGTGTGCGACAGTCGTGCTATGGCACGAAGATTAACCTATGCCCTAGCAGCTGCTTTTCAGGACTATTCGAGGCGTGTTAAGGATAGCGGTAGTGAGGATACGGATAAAATTACACCTGCCCGGCAAAAATTTGCCATAGATTTACGTTCACCCGAGGAATTGGCAGAGGGTATTGAAGATGAAACGGAGGCATAA